From the Trichoplusia ni isolate ovarian cell line Hi5 chromosome 1, tn1, whole genome shotgun sequence genome, the window aaaaatcggactatagtcTTAAGAATAATTAGTTCTAAATACAGCAGActattgttaatatttgtacattgtattcttttagtttttaaatctaCTTTAAAACTACTTATCAGAGATTGATAACTTTGTTTAAACAATGAACGCTTACATCCTGCCATAATGGTCTAGTCGTTTCAGCCAATCCCAGGATTCTTGAATGCTGTTAGATACagtttaaattcttaattattgatgAGCGATCTCCGATGATGATCAATTACTATTGACTTGGGTGTTGCTGAATGAAAgttataattactataatttacaaaactatCTGTCTTTGGACCAATGAAATTTCTGCAAGTGTCATCATCAGCTCATCAAATAGCATAAATTGATTCAGATGTCTGGTCAGAGCCATGTAACCCATCgaaaaatatcgttttattaatacatttgaaCGATTCAATCAGTGCTTGAGACTTGACACGTCTGGGGGCTCAggttatttgtaaatttttgctAAGTAAATGTGCGAAAGAGGTTTCCACCTAGCCCATCACTGTTTCAAAAGTAGAGAAGAAATATAGGTAAATCCAACCCAGTAAAGAAAGACATGGTACGAATTCTACCCTAATATGAGCAGGTAACAGCTAATAACAGGTAATAACTTGACAGAAAATATACTCACATCATCACTTTCATCGTAATCTTCGATCTTAGCGGTCATATTGACACCTTGCGCCTCACTGTTCTTGAGCGCCATTCTGGCCAAGTTTTCTAAATAATCGTTATTCATTTCTTCTAAATCGTCCTCATCGCTGGATAGCACctctgaaaatgtatttttttttctaaatgtcaTGTTTAGGAATAGTTAAGAGTTCAAGTTTATAAATGTTAGAACACTTTTTTCTGGGTGTTGATTGAATTTAAAGTTAGGGGTGTTCTCTGAAGAATTTCCATAACCATATTACCATCAGCACATTCTAGGAATATTCCAGGTAATTACAGCTTGCTGAGCATACAGAAAAATGTATAACCCTACATGATTTACACTAGCTTTGTGTTTGTCGGGTATAATCGAGAAGTCATATTATGAGGATATTATCATATTATGGCTAAAAAATCTTCTGAATTTATTACTTCTAAGCTATCAATTAGATCTATCTTCAAAACTCTAATTAATATCTCCAccagtatataaataaacagaaatgtATTCAAGGCCATAACTACCTTCGTCTTCATCCTCCTCATCTTCTTCAGAGGACGTCTCCTCATCAGCTTCAGCCCTCGCCTCGTAGGCGCGCTTCAGGCCGTCGAACAGCACCAGGCAGGATGGCAGCAACTTCGGCAAGATCTCTTCTAGGTTGGGCCGCTGTGGCCCCATCTCTAGCAGCGTACAGATGCCGAGGACACACAGTTTTCTATCGTGCAGCCTGTAAAGAGAATAGAATTAGTGTAATGAAGTTTTTTGTCTTGGTAAGGCTTGCTAGAACCACTCTTATATTTAGTAGAAGGGAACGGAATAGTTAGCTGAACTCAGGATACTGTTCATCCCGAGTAGCAGGAATAAGACAGTAGTAGACAGTAGACAGTAGCTGACTGGTTTAAGCGGAGAAAATGAACTTCAGCTTTATTgaagtataattaatttgataaatagaAATTTCATCTCACCCCAAAAAGCAGTCTGTATCGTGAATCCATTGCTTAATGAAGTGCTGCGTGATGGATGCATTAGGCACAGCTTCTTGCAATTTGTCAAGAATAGAGAACAGGAGGTGTGGATTGCAGTACAGTATGGCTATTAGAACctgtaagtaaatataattcattaggactaatactttaattaataataattaaaatgacaagCAACAAACAATAACTTTGCTATATGACAATGAATgcaatttgtttaactttttgaaGTACCTTAGACGAAATTTAGGGAAACTTTGAATAGTCAACTCATATTGTGGTGAACAATGctcaatatttctttaaatggAAGAAGAGGCCTTCGTTCAGGAATGAAACAGGAAGTTACTAatgtcatacaaaaaaaacaaacaagtttgtAAAAATGTCATTAACAACTAGCTACCAAGAACAGTTTACCTGCAAAAGCATAGTCCTAAGCTCGGAAGTCTTGACCTTCCTAGTGAGCCTGTTAAGCACCAGTTCTACAAAGGATGGCAGACAGTTGTCAATCTTGCCGGAACACTGCAGCACCATAACTTCTAGAAGCTTTGCAGCATAGATTTCGGAGTCGTCTTCAGCGTCTGAATTCAACACCTGGATAcacaaatatattgttaatatttgcttttaaacatACAGATGctaaaaatttaattaccatTATTTTGAATGCAAGTTtcgcaataaaattttatatgtgGCTCAGCAACGGAAAAGCAAAGCATTACGAAATACGATTGGGCCTATTCTAGAgaaatttgttacaaaaaggACTAAGTATAATCTTGTATTACAATGCTTGCATTGCGTCACTCGCAGAGCGACAGTCACAATATATGTACAATAGCAGCAATTCGCTTACAAGCTGACAAAGGCCAAGCACGTAAAAGAACAATTCGCAAATTGGATCCATGACCTTCGCATTCaactaatgtttgtttaattagtATCTGACTTTACTACATTACAGCACGAATGTTTTCGGTACCAAAAGTGTTATGGTACCAACAAAGACTAGTAACAGAACCCATAAAAGAAACTGATATAAAAAGGTCGTAAATCAGCTCGAAATAACTTATGAACCATTTACAGCATAgctacaataataatagaaatcgAATCAAAAGCAACATACTATTCAATtgctaaaacatttaaaataagaattacaAGTACCTTAAAATAGATGCGATAAAAGAAGTTACGATCATGATTGTATAtgactaaataaaaactaatagcCAAAAGCCTATATTCAtcgacaatttattattaaagagtTCAATTGTATAATATTCCAAATATACGTAATCAAATACAGCATACAGCAAgcaggacaaaaaaaaaatctccaaagATATCCAAATTTAATCTATGAATAAAGGATATTAAACGCAAAATAATAAGTCATTTTTGACTTGGCTTCATTAAATTTGCTCTTTGCCGTGAAAATGTACTGATAAGTGTTTCACTTTCTCaatgcaaaaatattgtcaagtatatcaataaacttttattggGAACAATAGGGTTAAAGAGCCTTGATTAAGAGATCTCTCAGTACTGTAGTTGATACCATTCAATCAATACCAATCACTGCATGTTTAAATAGGCATTGCATACATTAAATTGTAACACTGTCCATAATAAAGTGCGCAAGACTTGTATTTGCTGTGATTTCCGggttgaaaatgaaaatagaacatCTCTATCAGTAAACGATAAATTATTCGCCGCATTTCATAGCCTCAGTCGCATGACATAACTAAATTAGTACCTAATGACGATGCTTATTACTGCTATGCAATTCCATTGTGAATAAATTGATGCTATTTTTCTTAGACGTTACAAAATGATTGTTCATTTCCATCATTTTTTCCActcataaatcataaaataaccTAATTTTAGGCGCAGTATAATAACAAGGTACGTAAAAAAGACATTAGGAATATCAATATCTAGTCTGTaatattttacagatttatGGTAACTTCTgccaacataaaaacaaaataggcGTCTAGACAATCATACTTTTAAATACgctttttataatttgtgttgGTATAATCCATTGAGTATTACGAAAAGTGGAGACTGAAAGAACATTATATGATAAAAATTCGGAATTCTCAAGAATGTACCTTTAACATCCGCGTTTATTTTGACTCACAAAAAGATAAATCAACTTATTATCTGACTAATAAATATGTCGACCAAGCGCTTTCTTTATTGTGATTAACAGTTCTGAGAAAATCAGAACCAAAGCATTTACGACTCTGTTTTAGTTGATCATATTTatcttacaaataaacaaagctGAGAAACGCATGCCTGTTTTCCACACACACATTTATACAGGCACTTAAGCAACTTTATGCTTTATCACAGTCGCGGATAGTTTACATTGGATATTCTCAGTGTTTTGAGCTGTGTATCGAATAATTATGCACTTTATTGATAACATGGGAAGGCATATACGCCGGCAATAACACGTGGTTTGGCCACGTTCCAGTTAGACAGAGTTCATTAACACAGAACATATTTGCAGTTCGTTACGCGTTGACATTTCTTACTCATGTTTCTCTATACGATATTGAAATAGCGTTGTATACAAAGTATTAGCGTATTGATTACCGTTCACCAATTCAATAGGGAtgtgaataaattcaaaaacgACTACTAAGCGTCTTTGAGATCCCAATTGGCCCAGAATAGTTTAATTCGAGTTAGGATAAAACTGGATGACAATAGACTATTTTGTAATGGGATTAAATTATCAGAGTGTAAACTACAATACCAGACGATAAAGTTCAGATTTTAACCGCTTGTATTTATGATACACAGACGTAATTATTTGACTTGAGTAGAAGGCAGGGTTGGATGATTTAATAAGCGGATCAAATGTTATCAAAtgattgaaatattataaaatcgcAATCGCATACACTAACAACTTATGTGCATAAAAGTCGCAACAGATTAAAATAGGTCAGTATAatctaaaacattattttcagtaattcatcttttttttctaGACCAACTTCAAAACTAGTCATAAGTATAGTTTCATCGTAATTCATTACTGTACTCGCATAAATCGTCTTTATCCGTTCTTAAGTAATAGTATACCATGCGCAAAATTACTAGTCATCCAATTACTTGTATAACTAACGTTTTCGCAATGCAGTTGTTTAGGATGCTGAGATCGCGACAGGATTTTAAAATtagtgagtatttttttttgtcgttaaaTTTGTCGTATATAGTAGGTTTACTTACTGCTTTAGCCATGTTGAACATAGCAAGGATATGGTTTTCATTGGAGAGGAATGCGTTTGTATCGACAGTGATGTAGTTGTGGAGCACCGGCATCATGTCCGTGAAGTAATCAAAGCCTTCTTTCTCGAACACTTGGTAGAGCATTTCTAGAACCTTCCACATGTCCTCCGAAATAGTCTTAGCGGTGAGGTTGCACAGCAGCGTCATGGCTTCCTCGTAATACTCTGCAGATGTAAATTTTATTGCCGTTTAGTTTCATAGAAATTAACCGCAATTTCGAGATctgttaatgttttaaaatagaagtaGTGACAATATTTGCCCCATTTCAGGATTTGAACGAAATTTACGGTCCGCACTCAGCAGTTACTACCATTTTATCATTGACGCAATTtcacataatatacataatccAATGAAACAGGacggaaataaataaacaggatATTACTGTGTTAATAGTTTGAAATTCATATGAAGCACGCCTAACTCCAGCCTACTTATGCAAATATCATCAAAACAAGCATGCTGTCTGCATAAATATACAGACGTCGACAATGATggattttactttaaaattcatCGATGAAGACAAATCATGAATAAACCACTGGCGTCAATCTAAATACATCTTTGAACGAGGTAGGAAAAGTACGCTTGTCACCGGCTGAATTAACAAATCAATGACGTCAAAGCAAAGATAACCACATAAATGCTTACCAATGATATTGTGATGCAGAATGTGACCCACGACGCGCAATACCGTCTTTTCTAGCTGAGCCATAATCTCAGGGTTGTCCTCCATAACGTTCAAAACTGTCTCCATGGTATTGAGCAGACCCATTGCCGTGATAGCTTTCTCGTCAGTTCCAGAGTCTGTCTCAATAACCTTGCTGAATGTGGTCGCCAGGTGATCGGTGATTTCGTAAGCCATTGGCATTAGCTGCTCAGTGTATAGAGGTACAATCTTCTGCAGCACATTAGCTATGTTGTCGTTCTCAGTCTCGCGAATAATTTTAAGAAGTTCCGTTGTTACGGGCTTCACTTGAGGCTCCAAGAATTTGTGAACTTTCTCTTGCGAGGACAATAGCATCTGAATGGCGATAGCCGCTTCAACCTTCACAGGTAAGTCTTTGTCGTTGAGAAGAGCAGAGACCGTCAAATGAACGGCTTCGAGAAGCAGTTGGTCATTCTTGAAGCGCACGCTAGCGAAACTGTGGAGGACCCAGCAAGCTCTGGCTCTCATGAACCCAAGAGGGCTGTTGAACTCAGGGAATACGTATTGACTGAGAAGGGAGTCGATCTCATCTTTGTATAACTTTTTCTTGATGAGTATATCGTTCAATGTGCCTACCATATGTAATGCACCATCGCGCTGTCTTGGTTCGTATTCGCGATTTCGACTTGTCAGTACTTCCATACACAAGTGCATCGTGCGTCCAAGCATGTCTTTGCGCTTTTTGCAACACGATAAAAGAAGTGTCTGTGCGGCGGTCACAGGCGACACAAAATCTTcgaaaatatctaaaaatattatgacaatTAGTGTCAAGTAATGTTAacgaaatattatgttattatataaaatgttatttgaatcAAATGATGCAGTAAAAGCCGAAACTTTTGCACATGGTGTTGACATAATGAAAAAATCAAAAGCAGTGCTTTTAGATCTTAAAGTCATGAACTTCGTCGGTAATACTGGATGTCGTGcaataaatgaaatgtaatgTGATAATTATTTAGTCTTTAATTTACTAAACTAAACCTTCTTGATAAATTGTAGTGTTGTTTCGGCTTTTACCCGTcgtacataataatttttatataaacaaataataaaaagtattactaTATTCCAACAGGAGTTTGCAGACTGCAAGGAAGCAAAATCGATGGTGATAATTGTGTGTTTAATAACAGTGAATATGATTGCACATAATATGAAGTAAGTGTGTAATCTTACCGAATTTTATCCGTATGTATTCGTGTGGGTCTGTCTCCCACAGCTCTTCGTCTGACTCGGAGTAGGACATGAGCGGGAAGAGCACGTCCTGGATGATGGCGAACATGTGGGGCTTCAGGAGCTTCCACGAGTGGGCGTGGCTCACACTGCGACAAACACGGAAATAACCTTGAGAACCCAGCCTAACATTTCTTACACTATTTATTTCTTCTGACATTTCAACGACCTTAGATGCAGCGAGGGGTAAGGTTAcgactatttttaaatgttctatGACCTTCGTGCAAAATAGGTAGGCAACATTGATTGAAGGGAAACTCTATTTTTGTAGATTGACGCAATTAGTTGTGACCATTTTCTTATTCATGTATTCCTGGAGGCTTAAAAGATTAAATCAGTTCAACCTTTTGCATTGTCATCAgtacaatgtatttttgttgtacaCAATGTAACTTCTATTGTATGACAAGAATAACTTAGGTAGTGGATTATCTTACCACTGATCAATGTAGCTCAGGGTCTGTTGCAGAACTCTTGGAGATATGTACACCTTGTTGCGGTATTGGTCCAGTATCCTCAGGAGAACTTCAAGAATGCCACCAGTGAATGTAGTGAGATACCACTCAGCAAATTGGACATACTCTTCACAGGCATTGACTGGACTTCCATACCTGTTCAACAACAAACAACAACCTAGTCACATAAATTAAGATAGATTAGAAACTAAACATGTCTTTAGAATCATAACACGACAGCAATAAGTTAACATAagttaattagtaaaataacaCTAATAACTTATCTTGTTATTTGCAAACACAACTTAGCACTTATCATTCAATAAGGGAAGgcctttttgaataaaattatattgtctaTCATACAAAAGGGAAATAACAATGCAACACGAACATAGTGTAGTTTATAGTACAATGCAATAAGGGTTAATTTGCAGTTAATGCATCGTTAAGCAACGAAATATTCACGACAATTTATCGGTTTTCGCTTACAGTTTTTTAGTCGTTATGACGAGTGTTATTACCTATTACCAAGGggattttaattgaattttgctATGAATTATACACTGAAATGTTCTTTGTGTGGTTAAACTGTTGGCCTAGTTTGTACAAGGGTAATTTAGGTTGAAATGTTGGTACCCAGCTGATCACTACGAAACTTGCATTGTATACTCTCTAAATAGTAATACTTTCATTAAACTTCAAGAAATGTGCAGCACAATTTTTCTGCAGTGATAAAAATTGTACCTAACATACAAAACGAGTTTTATAACAAACCACTCTATTAAAATAGAAAGTAAATTGAGGAAAACTATGTCTTCATTTTGTAAGTAGCCCTAACAAAAAAACACCTTAAGAAAGAAGGGAATTAAAGACTGAAAGAGgcaaaataaacagtttatgcTAAGAAAGAAAGTTTGTAACTTATGGCTTTACTTCAACAAACTTTTCTTGAGCgagacaaagaaaattattagcCCTTTGAATTAAACTGTTCATTGTGCTATTGCAAACAATACCATTAAATGCTTCTCAAGTGATTGTTTCCTCTCATTAGTTATAATGACAGCTATCTGTGCGAAAAAATGCGTATGTAACTACCATACTGAGCCACATCCTTATTAAGAGAGTGTTTTGTGCaacagttaataattaaaataagctaattggttaaataatgtttaatgagtttttatttgaagcccTGATTccaatgttaatttattaatatttgtttataaaatgagAGAGATGTGATATTATGATACTTATTTTACATGACTTTAATTTTACTCcaatattttgtgaatttgGCATTTTACAAATGTTTCAAAAGGTATATGAAGTCTTACCGTTCAAAGAGTCTGTACAAAGTGTGGACGGCCCACTTTTTGCACTTCCACCAAGGCAACTCCATGCGTTCATCTTCATCCACTTGCAGGGTACTTTCTGGGACAGGCTGTTCCATCACAGAGCGAAGCACTTCCATccattttgtgaaaatttcttTTGTAATGAGGTCAAGTGGCAGAATATACTGTAACAGATTTTAGATatgacaattataattatacaacaAATTATGTATGTTCATAAAACATATAAATGCTAGACAGATTACCTTAACAAGGCCGTAGAAACATTTCAGAATTTGCTTTTGTATAAGAACAGACTTAATTGAAGGGTCAGATTGGAGATTCACGATCAAATTGTACATCATTGGCAGCAACAGGTTCATTGCCTCTATTAGAGGTAGTCTCTTCTCCGTAACACGGTATTCATAGTTCTTGATGAGTTGGTAAAGGCACAGGAGAGCTCCCATCCAACTGTTAGGCTCAGGGTTTTGCAAGTATATGTGAATTTTATCAACAATCTGTGTCCAGCGTGTTGGGAAGTCATGTTTGATGATGGTTTTCAGACAGACACACAACTGAACTCTTATTATGTCTGGAGCTTGCACAATGGCGTCTACAATGATGTCTCTGATCATGGCACGGTCCTGTTCATGAATGCTGAATGGTATAGGCTCTCCTTCCTCAGGTTCCTTCTCCTGCCAGCCTGATGTGATGAGGTTCTTGAGGTAAACTGCACCAGCTTGACGTACTGGTATTGGTACATCATTTTGCATAACCACTTGAAGCAAGGATGGTGCAAAGCCAATGATTTTATGAATCTGAAATAGAAATTTCTTGATCACATCTACAGGACTAgtagaatagttttaatttcttgtaattcatattatttatattttttttctccctTACAAGAGATATTACTATGATAAACAGcaacatttaaacatttatgtgcaataatatattctacaaaaaatattttgttattaaaatgcttCCTATTATAGAATAAGCTTTACAGACTAAAGATTtatgatgataaataataatacaaaataactttgtactttttaatttacattcagaCACCAAATAGAATGTAAAATGTATGATACTGGAATAAGTGggtgttaatattttaactaaaatttatttattacttatttattttttatcaaggGAACTGGTTAGTAGTTACTTCAAAACTGAAGACTAAACAGTTTAATTCTATGAAATAAATGGCATTCATTGAAAACTTATGTATGGACTTTCCAACACATTCAAATACTACTTTGCAATAAGTTTTGTATGTACATCAAACCCAGTTTCCCCCCAAAAAGTTAATTATACAGAAATTATGCAGTTCCAATTTGAACTTTGCTTGTATGAGCCATAAATATTAGTTAACCTAATCAGATCATTATAAGTTCATTAGCTAAAACTCTGCAACTTTGTATACGAATAAAACGCGGCAAAACTGTTCAAAACTCCGATTAATAAAAGATCTATTTATAGTAACTAATGACTTTACATGAACTGTTCAAGTTCGGTAAGGAGTTGCTATCATTATAACCACACATTTAGATGCACCTACGGGATAGAAATGTATGCCGATAAAGATAGCTCTAAATACATGCCCAGAATACGTCTctaataaaaccaaataatcTCTAAGACGCTAAAACATGGTGCCTTTTATTATCACACCAGCGCGGCATGTCATTATGCGACAGAGTTAAGAAGTCACTTACTCATGTACCGCGTACGAACATTTCTACTGGCTATGTAATTTGGTCGAATAATGAAATACTCGAGCATGTGGTTGATGAATGCGAATTTAAAACTCACCTGCGCAAGTTGTTCTTCAGCCTGCTGCCTCTGGTTGGGATCGATAGTTCCACGCAAAATTTCAGTCAGCTTTCTTGTGtccatttttaagtaattatcattaaattacaaaataaatatttttttcaggagAGCACAAGCTGCCGCCGGGCGTGGAAGTATTCGGAAGTAAAAAAGACGCTTTGTCTATGATGCAGGAAATGTCACGTGACAAATAATGAAACCATTCACTTGACAGGACTGAAAGTTGCCCAATAAAGCTACCCATAAATGGTTTACTAAAGATTGAGACTATCGCAGTTTATTCTTACTAAATTACTTACTTCTTGTTAGcaatatttattagttgattaTTAATTCCtgataagtattttatttacactatctacgcataaatattaaataacattgacaAAGAACTTATAGAACCTTTTCAATCTTAGTTAATGCTACCTTTAATAAATTTCAAGAATCATTGTAACAGACTATAGTTTAAAAGAGTTTCCAGTCTGCAGTTTTAGCAAGTGTGTTAATGTTAGCGAAGTGTAAGTGTTGTTAAAGGTATCGGAATGAAAGACGGGGAACACAAGAGcgaaaatttgataaaataacgGTCTGAAAACAGTGCTTGCAGCTAAAAACATTTCTGAGCACGAAATTCCGACGACCTGGTAGTCGGACACAGAAGAAAAATAcatcattcacattattttagCTAAATACTTTTCATTATATAGTATTTGATATAGTATGAGTCAAGATAATTATATGCCAAAATGTTCAATTTAGGTCACAGTATGTTTGAAAACATTCAGAAAGCAATGATATCCCAGCTAGCTTTAAtttgatgaattattattaGATCGCATACACATTAAtgttaaatagatttatattaaatgaagaTAATCATTTAGGAATAGCACAAACGTCTGACAATTTGTAAAATGTGTCTTATTTGTTCTACGCGGATAACGGCTCCTTACCACTATAGTATGCCAAAGCCAAGATTGGTCATAGAGCATAAGCAAAAAGACTTACCAGTCAGTCAAGTCAAAGCAGTCATACCCAAAAATTACAGTTGATACAGATtcgagattattttaaatttttaaacaaatttagcTCCACAATGCCgtaaaattacatattagaAAACCTATTAACATCTATTGCCTAAATGGCgtaaacatcaaaattaacaaaaataaatgcttaCAATAAATCACCTTGACGGGATTTGAAAAAAACACCTTTGAAAGTGATGATATTCAtgtattaaatttcataaatatgagATACAATAAACAGGAGTTAGTCTCGCTAGCGTCCCAGACTTCGCAAAACTTCGACCGTGAAGGTGTGTTGATCCTGAAAGAAAGGCAGGATGGCTTTTTCAGGAGATCTGAAGGTAAGTTCTACCCATTTCATTAAACACAGAATAGACCTAAATTACCTGCCTTTACAcgagttaaaacaataaaatcacagTAGCAAAAAAAGATACTGTTTCAAATGTTTAGGTtctacagaaaaacaaattttcttttataaattgactgagtgattttgtaaataatcgTAATATATTTACTGATTCAATATAACCGTCACGTAGTGTTGTATAGGTACCAAGTTCTCTACTTTTATTGTTCATTTACCAGTGACTAATTTTCATTCTATatcaaatctatttattttagtttgtacATAGATATACCTATTCTTGCTGAGTGTGTAGCACTCTTTTTCAGTAAACTTAATGTCATCAAATCAATGTGCTTCTCTGCTAGCCATACTAACTAAAAACCATAATCTttagtacatattttataacaggACCAAAAACATGAGTTAAgtctatacataatatatttaattacttgaaaCCAAAAGTAGACtcaaatatgtaatattaaaaaaactaacaaaagaCATACAAGGTCTGGATCCTCTAACTGACACCCAGTTACAGTAGTTGTGCCATCTAAAACTAATCAACtctaacaataatattataataacgaaAAAGTGTAAAACTCATTCTTAATAAACAGTAATgagtacaataatattatgaataccTGAGATAATATTCtcaagctttaaaataaaaactcataatgtgtatattaatttatataaattaaataataattagtcatTCCAACACATTACTTCAAtgattattgataaataaatataaacaaatgaatatctatcaataattatagttaatgttgttttgatgtattaagtttatattatcTTCCGTTTGTACAATAGTTACATCGCATTATCTATATGAGTAGTTCagcaattaaaacataaatacttttatctaatattaatatttaaactagaTAGCATTCAGATAAGAAGCATCAGTAAGGTAAATGTAAacagtgaaatattttaaaatgacaggAAGGATaaagaataaatacattttcgagGTGGGCCAGCACTTTATAAAACTAGAGTCACTTTATTTGAACAAACAAGCATCAAAAACTGAtggtatattttaaaaactttttatactaGATGTGTTCAGGAATGATTCGTTATGTAGGTACAGTAATAATATATACTagcataaaaagtatttaagagaAGCACCAGTAGAAAGGTAGATGTGAACCAGATATGGCTAAATAACATTGAGATAACACTAATTGTATGGGAAGAATGCAGTAAGATAAAAGTGAAGGGCCAAGccagtgttttaaataaacccaTACACTACGGCCTCAAGTTAACCACGCTATAGGTTAAAACATCTATTATTATCAACATCTGTTTTATCTCTGTAACATTGTAAACTTTTTCATTCAAAcatgtgtttgtttttactcCAAGAATGAGGTCAGTGATAAGTTTAAGAATCTGAagtgtaaacatattttaacgGGCTTCCGCCTTGTATTTACTGAACactgttaaacaaaaataactatttattaagcAAGGAAGATAGATTTATTGTTTACGAAATTCACTAAAAGTTTTTCAATTGTCCACCACCAACTTGTATTAGAATTTACGAAAAGTAGAGAAAAAAAACAGCATATTTGCTCCAGCAGTTTTCTGATTTCGAAATATATGATTCTAAGTAAGGCCAATAGAATTTCCCTTTTTACTATACTTATTTTTGTCATGTAGTTTC encodes:
- the LOC113508374 gene encoding importin-7 isoform X1, whose translation is MDTRKLTEILRGTIDPNQRQQAEEQLAQIHKIIGFAPSLLQVVMQNDVPIPVRQAGAVYLKNLITSGWQEKEPEEGEPIPFSIHEQDRAMIRDIIVDAIVQAPDIIRVQLCVCLKTIIKHDFPTRWTQIVDKIHIYLQNPEPNSWMGALLCLYQLIKNYEYRVTEKRLPLIEAMNLLLPMMYNLIVNLQSDPSIKSVLIQKQILKCFYGLVKYILPLDLITKEIFTKWMEVLRSVMEQPVPESTLQVDEDERMELPWWKCKKWAVHTLYRLFERYGSPVNACEEYVQFAEWYLTTFTGGILEVLLRILDQYRNKVYISPRVLQQTLSYIDQCVSHAHSWKLLKPHMFAIIQDVLFPLMSYSESDEELWETDPHEYIRIKFDIFEDFVSPVTAAQTLLLSCCKKRKDMLGRTMHLCMEVLTSRNREYEPRQRDGALHMVGTLNDILIKKKLYKDEIDSLLSQYVFPEFNSPLGFMRARACWVLHSFASVRFKNDQLLLEAVHLTVSALLNDKDLPVKVEAAIAIQMLLSSQEKVHKFLEPQVKPVTTELLKIIRETENDNIANVLQKIVPLYTEQLMPMAYEITDHLATTFSKVIETDSGTDEKAITAMGLLNTMETVLNVMEDNPEIMAQLEKTVLRVVGHILHHNIIEYYEEAMTLLCNLTAKTISEDMWKVLEMLYQVFEKEGFDYFTDMMPVLHNYITVDTNAFLSNENHILAMFNMAKAVLNSDAEDDSEIYAAKLLEVMVLQCSGKIDNCLPSFVELVLNRLTRKVKTSELRTMLLQVLIAILYCNPHLLFSILDKLQEAVPNASITQHFIKQWIHDTDCFLGLHDRKLCVLGICTLLEMGPQRPNLEEILPKLLPSCLVLFDGLKRAYEARAEADEETSSEEDEEDEDEEVLSSDEDDLEEMNNDYLENLARMALKNSEAQGVNMTAKIEDYDESDDHSRILGLAETTRPLWQDDDDDYDAEDTAIECYTTPLDEKDCVVDEYIKFKNTLHAISASEPALYHALTSTLNEAQQKQLSAVFVLADQRKAQQDSKRIEQSGGYMFTVPAQVPTKFKFGS
- the LOC113508374 gene encoding importin-7 isoform X2; the encoded protein is MDTRKLTEILRGTIDPNQRQQAEEQLAQIHKIIGFAPSLLQVVMQNDVPIPVRQAGAVYLKNLITSGWQEKEPEEGEPIPFSIHEQDRAMIRDIIVDAIVQAPDIIRVQLCVCLKTIIKHDFPTRWTQIVDKIHIYLQNPEPNSWMGALLCLYQLIKNYEYRVTEKRLPLIEAMNLLLPMMYNLIVNLQSDPSIKSVLIQKQILKCFYGLVKYILPLDLITKEIFTKWMEVLRSVMEQPVPESTLQVDEDERMELPWWKCKKWAVHTLYRLFERYGSPVNACEEYVQFAEWYLTTFTGGILEVLLRILDQYRNKVYISPRVLQQTLSYIDQCVSHAHSWKLLKPHMFAIIQDVLFPLMSYSESDEELWETDPHEYIRIKFDIFEDFVSPVTAAQTLLLSCCKKRKDMLGRTMHLCMEVLTSRNREYEPRQRDGALHMVGTLNDILIKKKLYKDEIDSLLSQYVFPEFNSPLGFMRARACWVLHSFASVRFKNDQLLLEAVHLTVSALLNDKDLPVKVEAAIAIQMLLSSQEKVHKFLEPQVKPVTTELLKIIRETENDNIANVLQKIVPLYTEQLMPMAYEITDHLATTFSKVIETDSGTDEKAITAMGLLNTMETVLNVMEDNPEIMAQLEKTVLRVVGHILHHNIIEYYEEAMTLLCNLTAKTISEDMWKVLEMLYQVFEKEGFDYFTDMMPVLHNYITVDTNAFLSNENHILAMFNMAKAVLNSDAEDDSEIYAAKLLEVMVLQCSGKIDNCLPSFVELVLNRLTRKVKTSELRTMLLQVLIAILYCNPHLLFSILDKLQEAVPNASITQHFIKQWIHDTDCFLGLHDRKLCVLGICTLLEMGPQRPNLEEILPKLLPSCLVLFDGLKRAYEARAEADEETSSEEDEEDEDEEVLSSDEDDLEEMNNDYLENLARMALKNSEAQGVNMTAKIEDYDESDDDDDDYDAEDTAIECYTTPLDEKDCVVDEYIKFKNTLHAISASEPALYHALTSTLNEAQQKQLSAVFVLADQRKAQQDSKRIEQSGGYMFTVPAQVPTKFKFGS